The nucleotide window GTGTCGCCCTTATCCCGTCCACATTGACCGTATTGGTTACTGCACTAGGCGCTTTAACGCTCTGACTGCACCTGGCAGTTTCGCACCTTTGGCATCGACGCCCCTGCATCGATGTGCGTTCGCGGCGGCCGAGCAGACAGTCGAGGTGCCTGCGAGTGGCCTCGACCGTCGTTACCCCTGAGGGATCGCAACCTGCTGGAATGTGCCGGCGACCCCGGCTACACGTCAACGAGATGGCTCGCGGGTCCGCAGTGACTACGATGTGGTCATGAGTAGATGTACGGCCCCGGTCGAGGGCCATCGGACCTCCAGCGGAGCCGCGGCGTGCCCTGCGTGCCGTGGCCGACGCCGTGGGTACTCACCGCCCCGGCCCTCCTACCCGCAGCCGGGTTACACGCCGCGGAGCAGCAGCGGGGGCAACGCGAGCGGTGGGGGCGGGTCCGTTAGCGGCAGAACGCGGCCGCATTGGTCGCCGAGCACCTCGTCCGTGATTTACACGCCTGGCGAGGTGCGGGCGCTGACTCCCGTTCGCCGCACCGTCGAGTTGCGCGCGCGTCAGGAGCCAGACCTTTGCGACGTCTTCCTCTGCCACGCGTGGGATGACCGGCGCGGTGCTGCTAAGGAGTTGCACGACCTCCTGGTAGCAGAGGGCGTGTCGGTCTGGTTCAGCGAGAAGGACATTGTGCTCGGCCTGCCGTTCATGCGGGAAATCGACAGAGGCCTAGCAAAGTCGCGTACGGGCCTCGTCCTGGTCACCCCGGCGCTACTAAAACGCGTCGACAGCGGTGGCGTCTCTGACAAGGAGCTCTCAGAGCTTCTTGCACGTGACCTGCTGATTCCCGTCATGCACGAGACGACCTACGCGGAGCTCCGGAAGATTAGCCCCCTACTTGCCTCCAGAAACGGGCTGAACTCGGCGGATGACTCGATGGCTGACATTGCCATCAAGATCGCCGAGCTGGTCGCCGTTGAAGACGACCTGACCGCGTCGCTCACCTCGACGAGTTAGGCGTCCGCCTGCGTGCCATGGCGGGGACTATCTGGGGACCACACGGTATGCACGCCGATGCGCGGACCCGCACACTTGACATCTGCGTGAACGCTGCGCATCGCGCTTGACGTGCGGAAACACCAACATCAACGGCCTGGGGGTCGTGCGGTCTAACGAGGAGTTCTGTACGCCAGTTAAGGCGGCCCTACGGGCCGCGCGCCCGCCACTCCTTGTCGGCCGACCGCGCCTTGCCGCTCCGCGTTCGGCGCGGACCGGCAGCCCTCGCCGCGAAGGACGACGGACACGTCGAACCCGGGCGCCCCAACGACAGGGGACCCGGGGATGCAGCCGACGGACTTACAGTGACAGTCTCGAACATCGGAGCAACCTCTTACCCTGGCGCACGGCCGTAGTGCCCGAAACCGCCCGCACCTGCCCGAAGCCGGGAGTGAAGACAACTTTCTTGACCGGAGCAGGTGAGAGCTCGCGTCCGCATTGTCTAACGGACCCCGCCAGCACGTCGTTACCACCGCTGGCGAACCAGGTCATCGCTAGACCGCACGACCCCAGGCGGACGGTCAATGGTCCCCACAACGGCCCATCAGCCAGCCCCAGGGGCATGGAAGCTCCCTGACCGACTACGCGGGGGCGGGGGAACCTCGCCCCACCGTTCCACACCATTGCCCAGCCCTCCGTGTCCTTAATGCGATGTCGTAGTGGCGTTAGACTCGCCGGTCATGGGACTGCTCATCTTCAGCCTCAATCTCACCCTGGACGGTTGTGTCGACCACCGGGAGGGGATCGCCGACGACGAGACGCACGCGTTCTTCACCCGGCTTATGGACGAGGGCGGGGCGATGCTGTGGGGTCGCGTCACCTACGAGATGATGGAGAGCTATTGGCCGGCCGTCGCCCGCGGCGATGAGGAGGCGCCGTCGGCCATGCGCGAGTGGGCGGTCAAGCTGGAGGGCAAGCCCAAGTACGTGGTGTCGTCGACGCGCAAGGACTTCCCGTGGGCCAACAGCCACCACGTCGCCGGCGATCTGCGTGAGGGCGTGCAGAAGCTCAAGGACGCGACGCCGGCCGGGGTCCTGCTCGGAAGCGGCAAGCTCGGGACCGAGCTCGACCGGCTGGACCTGATCGACGAGTACAAGCTGCTCGTCCATCCCAGGATCGCCGGCCACGGCCCGACGCTGTACCAGGGCGGGCTGCCCGGCACGCGCCGGCTCGAGCTGCTCTCGGCGGAGCCGCTCCGCAACGGCGCGGTGGCCATGCACTACCGCCGCGCGGGCTGAATCACAGAAGTCCATCGCCGCCCGTGTAAGTTGTGGTCCGCATTCGCCCCGTCAGGAGGGGAATTCCCGTGGACTCGGACCTGTCGTTCTGGCTTGGACTCGCTCTGGCGGTACCTATCGGCGTCGGTGTCAACTTGGCGACCCCGGCGATCGGGCGCCTTCTCGGAAAGTCCAGCGAGCGGCTTCGCCGGCGGGCCGAACGAGGCCGGGCAGATGAGCAGTTGGTCGTCGACTGGCTCGCCGACAACCGGGACGCCTTCCTGTACTTCGAAGGGCGATATCGCTCAGCCGAACTGCTTCGGTCTCTATCCGCCGCGATGTCCTGTCTACTCGCCGTCGTACTGATTTTCCTGTATGGCGAGGACCTGGGCCCAGGGCTGTTCATGGCGCTCTTCGCAGTGTCGTTCGTCGTCTTTGAGCTGCTTGCCAACCGCCACCACGGGAAGATCAAGGAGCAGGTCTTGCTCCGCATGGGCTGGCCGAACGCGATCTTCGTAGCGACTGAGGTGGCCGCAAAGCAGCTGCGAAGCATGAGCAGTACCCCTGTCGCAGGTGGACCACCGAGCGCTGCCGCAGCGCCCAATAGCCGCCCGCACCTCGCCGCGAGCACGGACGACATCCGCGGGCGCAAACCCCACGACTAAGCGCAGCCACCGCCTGCAGGCTTGGCTGTGTTGGGTTGCTTGCAGCGCACATAATCATGACATGACGCCACGTCCCGCGGAGTCCCCTGAAAGTGAATACAATTCAACTCTTGAAGATCGCGTAGAAGCCTTTGTCGAATCCCCTGAGGCTACTGACGAGTTACTGCGCGAATACCTGACACAACTTTTGTCGGTATGGCGGACGATAGTTGGACGGATGGGGCGGAACACATTTGCTGCTACCGCAGCGGCCTTGCTTTTCGAGTTTTTGTCGTTGAACACTTTGAATGAGATTGAGTTGTTCGGCATTAAGTTGGCAAAGCCGACTGCTCTTCAATTTGGGGCGCCGATTCTTATATCATACTGCTTTTTACGCTTTGCCACCGTGTACATCGATTACGAGAATTGCCGTCGCACGTATTCAAGAATCGTAATGAAACGGTTTCCGATAATGTACGCCAACGATTTAGAGGTTACGATCTCGCCCCAGGGTGGACTTCTTCTGACCAATGTTCCATATCATCATTTGGAAAAAGCATGGCTGCTCAAGTTTGCGGAGAGTGTGCAAAATCGGCTATTCGATTTCGCTTTTGCGACCGTTGTGCTCTATGAAGCGGCGCGCCTTGCGTTGACCTACGGATGGGACAATGCATTCGTATGGATTTCTGCTGCCCTTTCTGTGCTATTTCTGCTTGTTGCCTACGGAATTAGGTTCACCGCAGAATTGAAATGATAGTGGAAGGGGGGCGATACCTCCTCCATGAAGGCGTAGTAAATGACACCTTGGGTACGCGACGGATCACCCCTAGTTGCGACCAGTGCCGGGGACCGAGTGGGGACCGCACGGTATGCATGCCTGTGCGTGGACCTCCACACTTGACACCCGTGGCGAACGCTGCGCATCGCGCTTGACGTGCGGAAACGCCAACCTCAACGGGCTGGGGGTCAAGGGGTCGCAGGTTCAAATCCTGTCAGCCCGACAGCGAGAGGGTCTCTGCAGGTCAGAGGCCCTCTTTTGCGATCTTGGAACGTTCTGCCGGGTCGAGCACGCCGCTTGTAGACCCCTTGACTCGGCAGGTGACCAGACATGCCCCTGTTCAAACTCAACTCCCTGTGCGAAGGCCTCGAGGGCGGTGACTGGGCCGGCTTCCTGCGCGACTGGGACCGGACCCTGCGCGCCGCGAACCGCCCGGAGACGACCCGCTACAACTATCTCCTCGCCGTCGCCCAGCTGGCCCGCTACCTGTGCTCCGAAGAATCCGAGTACGCCGGCTCCGGTGCCGCCCTCGACCCGACCGCGGTGAAGAAACGGCATGTCGAGGTATTCCAGGCATGGATGATCGAGACCCGTTCCGCGTCCACTGCGCTGAACAAGCACAAGAGCCTGCAGCAGTTCTTCAAGTGGCTGGTCGAAGAGGAGGACCTGGAGCGTTCGCCGCTGGATCGAGTGCGGCAGCCGAAGACCGAGCAGCGGCTCATCCCGATCCTCGGCGATGACGACACCGCGAAGATCTTGGCGACGTGCAAGGGCAAGGACTTCCTGTCGCTGCGCGACGCGGCGATCATCCGAGTCTTCTACAACACCGGCGCCCGCCTGTCGGAGGTCGCCGGTCTGGAGCTCGACGACGCGGACCTCAACAACGACTCGCTGCTCTTCCACGGCAAGGGCATGAAGGACCGCCGGGTCCGCTTCGGTCCGCGGACCGGCCGCGCGCTGAGTAAGTACCTGCGGTTACGAGCCCGCCGGCGGGCCGCGGGTTTGCCGGCGTTGTGGCTGCCCGAGAAGGGCGAGACGCCGCTTGCCTCGAACGGCATCAAGATCATGCTGCGGCGCCGGGGCGAGGCCGCCGGCGTGGCCAACGTCCATGCGCACCGGTGGCGGCACAACTTCGCGCACGAGTGGAAGCTGGCCGGCGGCGACACAGGCGACTTGATGATGGTGCTCGGCTGGGCGTCCGACGACATGCCCCGCAGGTACGGGGCGAGCGCGGCGGCGGAGCGGGCGCAGCAGATGCATGCGCGGCTGCGTATCGGCGAACGAGTCTGAGCAGCAGGAGGAGGTGACCGGGATGGCGCTGAACCCGCGGCAGCGGACGCGCAAGGCGCGGATCGCGGCGCACGCGTCGTGGGCGAACACC belongs to Amorphoplanes digitatis and includes:
- a CDS encoding toll/interleukin-1 receptor domain-containing protein, which encodes MIYTPGEVRALTPVRRTVELRARQEPDLCDVFLCHAWDDRRGAAKELHDLLVAEGVSVWFSEKDIVLGLPFMREIDRGLAKSRTGLVLVTPALLKRVDSGGVSDKELSELLARDLLIPVMHETTYAELRKISPLLASRNGLNSADDSMADIAIKIAELVAVEDDLTASLTSTS
- a CDS encoding dihydrofolate reductase family protein; the encoded protein is MGLLIFSLNLTLDGCVDHREGIADDETHAFFTRLMDEGGAMLWGRVTYEMMESYWPAVARGDEEAPSAMREWAVKLEGKPKYVVSSTRKDFPWANSHHVAGDLREGVQKLKDATPAGVLLGSGKLGTELDRLDLIDEYKLLVHPRIAGHGPTLYQGGLPGTRRLELLSAEPLRNGAVAMHYRRAG
- a CDS encoding tyrosine-type recombinase/integrase, with amino-acid sequence MPLFKLNSLCEGLEGGDWAGFLRDWDRTLRAANRPETTRYNYLLAVAQLARYLCSEESEYAGSGAALDPTAVKKRHVEVFQAWMIETRSASTALNKHKSLQQFFKWLVEEEDLERSPLDRVRQPKTEQRLIPILGDDDTAKILATCKGKDFLSLRDAAIIRVFYNTGARLSEVAGLELDDADLNNDSLLFHGKGMKDRRVRFGPRTGRALSKYLRLRARRRAAGLPALWLPEKGETPLASNGIKIMLRRRGEAAGVANVHAHRWRHNFAHEWKLAGGDTGDLMMVLGWASDDMPRRYGASAAAERAQQMHARLRIGERV